ACCAGCGCGTCGGCGCCTATCCGCTTGAGCTCCCGGAGCTTTATCCTCGCCATGTGGAGCGCCATGTCGTGCTGGTCGACCCTGTCGAGCCCCTGGCCGCAGCACATGAGCTTCGTGGGGAACTCGAGACTCACCGCCCCGAGCGCCCTTATTATATTATCGAACTTCTTCGGCTCGAGCGGGTCGTCGTTCTTCAAGGCGTGTGACGGCCTCATCATGTGGCAGCCGTAGTGAATGGCGAACCTCATGCCGGAAAAATCCTTCTCTATCCTGGCCTTTATCGTGTTTACCCCGACCTCGTCGTGCAGGAAGGGCACGAGGTGGCTGAGCTTCGCCTCGCCCTTGAACTCGCGGCCGACCTCCTTAAGGAGACCGTTGACCTCCTCCTTCTTTCCCGGGTCGACCTTTAGCTCGCTCGCCACGGTGGCGAGGTTCGAGACGCACCCGGTGCACGGGCTTACTATGTCGAGTTCCATCTCGTCCACGATCGCCACGTTCCTTGCCGCGGTAAGGGTCCACAGCCCGTGGTCGACATTATTGACGAGTGATTTCTCCGGGCAGCACGTAAAGCCGTCGACCTCCCTGTAGGGCAGCCCCAGGGCGTCCATAACGACGCGCGTCGACTTCTCCAGGAACGGGAAGCGGCTCTGTATGGTACAGCCCCAAAATACCGCGAACTCTTTCATCTTTAACTCGTTTGGCTTAGGGCACTCGGCCTTCCCGCCGGTGTAGAGAGGCGGGAAGGCCGGATTTGCCGCAGTGTTTAAGTGGAAGTCTTTTTAACCGTTTTCCATGCCCGCCCCTTGAGTTACTGGCAGGGCCGCGGCACGGGGGTGGAGCTTAAAAACTCAGGCGGGCACGCAGGCGTCCGTGGGGCATACCTCGGCACACTTCGGTTCGTCGAAGTATTCCTTGCACTCAATGCACTTATCGGGGTCAATAATATATAGCGGGTCGCCTTCGGTTATGGCGTCCACCGGACACTCAGGCTCGCACACGCCGCAGGCCACGCAATCCTCTGTAATCTTAAGCGCCAACTCCCATCACCACCTTTCCCTTGTGTATACAGTATACAGTACTCAGAACTATTATACTAACCCAAACAAAGGTAAAATTCAAGGCTTTTTTTCAGGTCCGCGAAAGTTTTTTTGGGCCTTTTCTACGCGCACACAGGACTCTACGACAGGTTGAGCGCCAGGAGCCGCATCTCGGTCATCTCCTCCATTGCGTAGCGCACCCCTTCCCTGCCGAAGCCACTCTCCTTCACCCCGCCGTAGGGCATGTTGTCGGTCCGGAAGGTCGGGATGTCACCCGCCACGACCCCGCCTACCTCCAGCGTGTCGAAGGCGCGGAATATTTTTTTCGTGTCGCTCGTAAAGACTCCGGCCTGAAGCCCGTAGCGGGAACGGTTAACCTCCCTGAGCGCCGCCTCGAAGTCGTCGAAAGGCTCGAGCGTCGTGACCGGGGCGAATAGCTCCTCGCAAGAGACCTTCATCTCCGGGGTCGTGCCGGTAAGGACCGTCGGCTCGAAAATTTTCCCCTTTTCCTTTCCCTTTCCCCACCTCTTGCCGCCCGTAAGGAGCTCGGCCCCGCCGTCCAGGGCCTCCTTCACCCACTCTCCGGTCCTCTTG
This window of the Thermodesulfobacteriota bacterium genome carries:
- a CDS encoding 4Fe-4S binding protein, with amino-acid sequence MALKITEDCVACGVCEPECPVDAITEGDPLYIIDPDKCIECKEYFDEPKCAEVCPTDACVPA
- a CDS encoding CoB--CoM heterodisulfide reductase iron-sulfur subunit B family protein; this translates as MKEFAVFWGCTIQSRFPFLEKSTRVVMDALGLPYREVDGFTCCPEKSLVNNVDHGLWTLTAARNVAIVDEMELDIVSPCTGCVSNLATVASELKVDPGKKEEVNGLLKEVGREFKGEAKLSHLVPFLHDEVGVNTIKARIEKDFSGMRFAIHYGCHMMRPSHALKNDDPLEPKKFDNIIRALGAVSLEFPTKLMCCGQGLDRVDQHDMALHMARIKLRELKRIGADALVLCCPSCYLQFDNNQFLMEREGEKFGIPVLYLTDLIGLGMGFQPEDMGLSYHRVDVGPFLEKWERGHSRPSPAATLTGELNVEGAL